AGAACAAAAAGGTACGATGCTTACGCAAGCAACGTATCAACTACTCAAAGCTAATACAAAAATTAATTTCGTAGGCAACATCGAAGGTCGGGACATGTTCAACGACAAAGCTGATGTAGTAGTGGCTGATGGTTTTACGGGTAATGTAATCCTGAAAATGGCCGAATCTATTTACGAAATCATGCACGCTCGCGGCATCAAAACCGATTCATTTTTTGACCAAATGAACTATGAGGCCATTGGCGGCAGCCCTATCATTGGTGTGAATGGTAACGTAATTATTGGTCATGGTGTTTCCAGCCCTCTGGCCGTTACGAATATGCTTCGCCAAGCCCAACAAATGGTAACAGCGGACATTCATACTAAAATCAAAAATGCGCTCAACGAACACTCCTCCTAACTTTTAATATGAGTAAAATACGTGCTGCTATCACTGGCGTACAAGGCTATGTGCCTGAGTATGTACTCACCAATGCCGAATTAGAGGGCATGGTAGATACCACTGACGAATGGATTGTTACCCGTACAGGTATCAAGGAAAGACGAATTTTGAAGGGTGAAAACAAAGGTGCTTCGCACATGGCTATCCCTGCTGTAAAGGCTTTGCTTGAAAAAACAAATACCAAACCTGAAGAAGTAGATTTGCTTATCTGTGCCACCACAACCCCTGACATGGTGTTTCCTGCTACGGCTAATATCATTGCCGCAGGTGTTGGTGCAAAAAATTGTTTTAGCTTCGACTTACAGGCGGCTTGTTCTGGCTTTCTTTACACACTTGTTACGGCCTCACAATATGTGGAGAGTGGCAAGTATAAGAAAGTAGTGGTAGTAGGCGCAGACAAAATGTCTTCTATCGTAGATTATACAGACCGTAGCACTTGTATTATTTTCGGCGATGGTGCTGGAGCAGTTTTATTAGAGCCAACTACCGATGGTACTGGTCTGATAGACTACATTTTGCGTTCAGATGGCACAGGTGAACCACACTTGCACATGAAGGCAGGTGGTAGCCGCAAGCCCGCCTCGCACGAAACCATTGACGCACGTTTACATACGATTTATCAAGAAGGTTCGGTCGTATTTAAAGTGGCGGTTACTAACATGGCCGACACCGCAGCCGAGCTCATGGAACGCAACGGACTGGTAAATGATGATATTGCTTTTCTTGCGCCACATCAGGCCAACAAGCGCATCATTGAGGCGACAGCCAATCGCACGGGCATTCCTTTGGAGAGAGTAATGATTAATATCCAGAAGTACGGCAACACGACTAACGCAACGATTCCGTTGTGCCTGTGGGAGTACGAAAAACAATTGAAAAAAGGAGACAATATCATCATGGCGGCTTTTGGCGGTGGCTTCACATGGGGAGCTATCTACCTGAAGTGGGCTTATGATCCTAAATAATCTACAAATCAGTTGCCTATTAGCTTGCCTTCGGGCAAATAGTGGGCAACTATTTTTTTGTTCTTGGTAAATTAAACATAATCCAAACCCAAGCATTTTTTCCAATGAAACCAAACGAAATACAACAACTTATAGGTGCAATTGCTGCTTCAGGTCTTGAAGAAGTAAACATTGAGTCGGAAGACATCAAGATTTCTGTAAAACGTAGTCCTGCTACAACCGTAGTACAAACTTTGGCTGCTGCGCCTGTGGCTGCTCCTGTATTTACGCCTGCTCCAGCAGTTGCTGCTGCACCTGTGGCCGCTACTCCAGTAGTTGCTGCTGCGCCTGTAGCCGAAGCAAAACCAGCTGCCGAAAACACAGCTAACCAAGTAACCATCAAATCTCCAATGATTGGTACTTTCTATCGTTCTTCTAAGCCTGAAGTTCCTTCTTTTGTGAACGTAGGTGACGAAATCAAACCTGGGCAAACAGTTTGCATCGTGGAAGCAATGAAACTTTTCAACGAAATTGAAAGCGAAATTTCTGGCCGTATCGTAAAGATTTTGGTAGAAAATGCTTCACCTGTGGAATACGACCAACCTTTGTTCGTCGTAGAAAAACTATAAGGTTTTTCCTGTATAGTTTTCGTGTTTTATTCGACATAAACACCTCCAAACACCTTCTTATTGCGTGAACTAATTTTTTTTAAACAGTTCATCATCAAAGAAAAAGACACTTATGTTCAAAAAAATACTTATTGCTAATCGTGGCGAAATTGCCTTGCGCATTATTCGTACTTGCCGCGAAATGGGCATCAAAACAGTAGCCGTGTACTCAACTGCCGACAAGGACAGTTTGCACGTGCGTTTTGCAGACGAAGCCGTTTGTATTGGGCCTCCCGTAAGCAAACAATCCTACCTTAACATCGCCAACATTATTGCTGCTGCCGAAATCACAAACGCTGACGCTATTCACCCTGGCTATGGTTTTTTGTCGGAAAATGCAGAGTTCTCGAAAGTTTGCCGCGATTATAATATCAAGTTTATCGGTGCAACGCCAGAGCAAATCAACGCAATGGGCGATAAGGCAACGGCTAAAGCAACCATGAAATTAGCTGGAGTACCTACTATTCCAGGTTCGGAAGGTTTGCTTGGCTCGGTGCAAGAAGGCTTAGAACTTGCCAACAAAGTAAAATATCCGATTATCCTAAAAGCAACAGCAGGCGGAGGCGGACGCGGTATGCGTGTAGTTCGCAACGACGACGAGTTTGAAAAAGCTTGGAACGATGCCAAAACAGAAGCTGGTGCGGCTTTCGGTAACGACGGTCTTTACTTAGAAAAATATATCGAAGAACCTCGCCACATCGAAATTCAAATCGTAGGCGACCAATTCGGGAAAGTATGCCACCTTTCAGAACGCGATTGCTCTATCCAACGCCGTCACCAAAAATTGGTAGAAGAAACGCCTTCGCCAATCGTAAGCGACGAGCTTCGCGAGAAAATGGGACAAGCTGCCGTAAAAGGTGCTTCTCATATTGGTTATGAAGGTGCTGGTACTATCGAGTTTTTGGTGGACAAATACGGTGAGTTTTATTTCATGGAAATGAACACTCGTATTCAGGTAGAACACCCTATTACTGAAGAAGTTACGGATTTCGACCTTATCAAAGAACAAATCAAAGTAGCGGCTGGCATTCCAATTTCGGGACGTAACTATTACCCGAAAGTTCACGCCATTGAGTGCCGTATCAATGCCGAAGACCCAATCAATGGCTTCCGTCCGTCGCCAGGCAAAATCACGAATTTGAATATACCTGGTGGTCATGGCGTGCGCGTAGATACACATGTTTACGCAGGTTATACCATTCCGCCAAACTACGATTCAATGATTGCCAAACTAATCGTAAGTGCGCAAACACGCGAAGAAGCATTGGTTCGTATGAAACGTGCATTGCAAGAGTTTGTAATTGAAGGAATCAAAACAACTATTCCGTTCCACATCAAGCTCATGGACGACCCCTCGTTCAAAGAAGGTAAATTTAATACCGCATTCCTTGAAACCTTCGATTTCTCGGATTTATAAAATAAAAACCACAAAACGCCGCACTCAACAAGCGGCGTTTTGTACTAAACAGATTTTGGTTCTGCCCTCAATTTGTTTAAAATTGCACTAGATTAGAACTTTCACTGATACTTACATACATGACAATCCACAAAGAAGGCTATACATCATTAGCGATTGCGTTGGTTTTTGGTGCGGTACTTTATGCGGCTGCACGCTTTGGTTTGCCAGATTACCCCGTAGTGCACACTGTTGCGCTCTCTATCGCCATTTTGGTGTTTTTAATTGTATTACAATTTTTCCGTAGCCCTACAAAAAATATTGTGCGTAATGCTAATCATGTGTTAGCTCCCGCCGACGGAAAAGTAGTGGTAATTGAAGAAATATTTGAGCCTGAGCATCTTAAAACAAATTGTATTCAGGTTTCTATTTTTATGTCTCCCATCAACGTACACTCCAACTTAAACCCAGTGGCGGGCGTGGTGAGTTATTTCAAATATCACCCAGGCAAATATTTGGTAGCGTGGCATCCGAAAGCCAGCACCGAAAACGAACGTACAACCGTAGCCGTGCGCATGGACAATGGCGTGGAAGTATTGTTCAGACAAATTGCGGGGGCTTTGGCCAAACGTATCGTATGGTACGTGAAAGAAGGCCAAACCGTAGAACAAGGTGCTGAATTTGGTTTTATTAAATTCGGTTCGCGCGTGGATATTTACTTGCCTTTAGGTACGAAAATAGACGTTAAAATCGGCGATAAAACCACAGGTGGCGAAAGTGTAATTGCACACTTTAATTAATAGAAAATCTTGATTATGAATAAATTTTTATATAATCATCGCGACCGTTTCAGAGGAATTGCATTGTTAGAAGGAATTTCTTACATCTTGCTTCTTTTTGTAGCAATGCCTTTAAAATACATATGGCAAATGCCCGCCGCAGTAAGAGCAGTGGGCATGGCGCATGGCGTGTTGTTTGTAGTGTACGTGTTAGCTTTGCTTTTGGCGGCTACCGAACGCAAATGGTCATTGGTTAAGTCTGTAAAATTGTTTTTGGCTTCGCTTATTCCGTTTGGCGCATTTGTGGCCGACAAATGGATTATGCAAGAAGAGAATAAATAAGTTATTCGATCGTTTTGTTGTGTATAAGCAACTGGTTTACAGATACTTTATACAACATAACTTCTGCTATATTTTCGGCGCGTAGCTTGGCATTGGCGGCGTTATCTCCTTCAAAATGCTCGTCTATGGTTTCATAGAAAAGTTTTTTCCAACGATCAAAATGCACGGAAGTCATGGGCGTAATCATACTCAACCGCAAGTGCGGCAGCATGGGACTACCTTTATAATTTCCCGTTCCGAACAATATATTCTCCCAAAAGTCATACATCTTGGGCAAATGCGTCTCCCAATTAACATGAGCTATGTGGTTGAAGATTGGACCGATCAGTGTATCTTCTCGTACTTTATTATAGAACTCATTGACCATCAGTTCTATATCTTCGCGGCTTTCGAGTGTTCTCATAGTTGTATTCATTTAACCAATACAAAAATAAAGTGATGCCAATCAAATGAATATGATTTTGGTCAGGGAGGATTAGGAGTTATTAGCTAAAATATAAAAATTATATGTGTAAATATGTATTATGTAAGCATTTATAAATAATCTTACCTTTACATAATAATTTAAGACATAAACAGTATCTTGTGCCAGCTTTTAATCCTACATCTTGTAATAAAACACTTTTATTATTTACAATTTACAAAACCCACAAATTTCTATGAGAAAATTTTTCCTATTTCTTGGCACAATTGCCTTGATGGGATTTAACAGTTGGGGACAAACAAGTAGAACGACTAAACAAACGTTTACCTCTTCCAATGTTGGTCTTCGCTCCCAACCTGCTAAATCTACCTCCCAAGTGCCAGCCGCCATACCAACGCCACCAGCACATCGAACATGTGCTTCGGTAGAGTACAATAACCGATTGGCACAACAATATCCGCAACAACGCGGCACTAATGCACAATTTGAACAATGGATTAGCCAAAAAATGCAGGAAGAACAAACAAAACGTTTGGCTAACAACAACAATACCAATAGCACACAGGCTACGCTTATCAAAATACCTGTGATTGTCCATGTAATTCATAATGGGCAAGCAGTTGGAACTGCACCCAATATTTCGGCAGCTCAAATCCAGTCACAAATAGACGTTTTAAACGAAGATTTCCGCAAGAAAGTAGGAACAGCAGGTTATAACACTAACGTTGTTGGTGCTGATATGGAGATCGAATTTGTGTTGGCATTGCGCAACCCAAGTGGTACTACATTGGCCGAGCCAGGTATTCACCGCTACAATGGCGGAGCAGCCAGCTATACAGAAGCTACCTTAGAAAGCACTATTAAGCCTGCTACTTCATGGGATCCGACCAAATACCTAAATCTTTGGACTGTCAACTTTGGTGGTGCAGACGCTCAAACATTAGGTTATGCGCAGTTTCCAAATTCTTCGGGGCTTGCGGGACTTAATGCCAACGAAGGAGTTTCCAATACCGATGGTGTGGTGATTGGTGCTAGTTACTTTGGTAGAGTCGGTTCTGTATCTGCTCCTTTTAACAAAGGGCGTACAGCTACACATGAAATTGGACACTGGTTAGGCCTACGCCACATTTGGGGCGATGCAAGCTGCGGTACAGATTATTGTAACGATACTCCTGTACACGCTGAGGAAAATTATGCACCAACAAGCAACCCGAACGGCTGTTTTACACACCCAAAATCTAATACGTGTGGCACAGCAGACGAAATGTTTGAAAATTATATGGATTACACCAACGATGCGTGTATGAATATTTTTACAAACGATCAAAAGAGTCGTATGAGAACCGTAATGACCAACTCTCCACGTCGTGCGGAACTTATTAACTCTACGGTAGCAACACCAGCGGGCGTACCTGTTCCGTCGTTTACTTCCAATACTGATGGCGGTTGTGCTCCTGTAACAATCACTTACACGAATACTTCTACAGGTAGCCCAACAGCTTATTCTTGGTCGTTCCCTGGCGGTACGCCTTCTACTTCTACGGCTACAAACCCAACCGTAACATATAGCACGGCAGGTGTTTATGACGTAACGCTAACAGCAACCAATGCCAGCGGTTCGGCTTCAACCACCTCTTCTCAGTATGTATTTGTAGGTAACCCAACCACCTATACATTACCTGCTAGTTTTGGATTTGAAGTAGCCAATATGCCTGTGGGTTGGTTGATTGGAAACCCTGATGCAGACACGACATGGCGTAGAATTGGGGTAGGGGCATTTGGTACAAGTTCTTATTC
This genomic stretch from Flexibacter flexilis DSM 6793 harbors:
- the accC gene encoding acetyl-CoA carboxylase biotin carboxylase subunit, coding for MFKKILIANRGEIALRIIRTCREMGIKTVAVYSTADKDSLHVRFADEAVCIGPPVSKQSYLNIANIIAAAEITNADAIHPGYGFLSENAEFSKVCRDYNIKFIGATPEQINAMGDKATAKATMKLAGVPTIPGSEGLLGSVQEGLELANKVKYPIILKATAGGGGRGMRVVRNDDEFEKAWNDAKTEAGAAFGNDGLYLEKYIEEPRHIEIQIVGDQFGKVCHLSERDCSIQRRHQKLVEETPSPIVSDELREKMGQAAVKGASHIGYEGAGTIEFLVDKYGEFYFMEMNTRIQVEHPITEEVTDFDLIKEQIKVAAGIPISGRNYYPKVHAIECRINAEDPINGFRPSPGKITNLNIPGGHGVRVDTHVYAGYTIPPNYDSMIAKLIVSAQTREEALVRMKRALQEFVIEGIKTTIPFHIKLMDDPSFKEGKFNTAFLETFDFSDL
- a CDS encoding DUF3817 domain-containing protein, which translates into the protein MNKFLYNHRDRFRGIALLEGISYILLLFVAMPLKYIWQMPAAVRAVGMAHGVLFVVYVLALLLAATERKWSLVKSVKLFLASLIPFGAFVADKWIMQEENK
- a CDS encoding group III truncated hemoglobin gives rise to the protein MRTLESREDIELMVNEFYNKVREDTLIGPIFNHIAHVNWETHLPKMYDFWENILFGTGNYKGSPMLPHLRLSMITPMTSVHFDRWKKLFYETIDEHFEGDNAANAKLRAENIAEVMLYKVSVNQLLIHNKTIE
- the accB gene encoding acetyl-CoA carboxylase biotin carboxyl carrier protein, giving the protein MKPNEIQQLIGAIAASGLEEVNIESEDIKISVKRSPATTVVQTLAAAPVAAPVFTPAPAVAAAPVAATPVVAAAPVAEAKPAAENTANQVTIKSPMIGTFYRSSKPEVPSFVNVGDEIKPGQTVCIVEAMKLFNEIESEISGRIVKILVENASPVEYDQPLFVVEKL
- a CDS encoding phosphatidylserine decarboxylase family protein, whose amino-acid sequence is MTIHKEGYTSLAIALVFGAVLYAAARFGLPDYPVVHTVALSIAILVFLIVLQFFRSPTKNIVRNANHVLAPADGKVVVIEEIFEPEHLKTNCIQVSIFMSPINVHSNLNPVAGVVSYFKYHPGKYLVAWHPKASTENERTTVAVRMDNGVEVLFRQIAGALAKRIVWYVKEGQTVEQGAEFGFIKFGSRVDIYLPLGTKIDVKIGDKTTGGESVIAHFN
- a CDS encoding beta-ketoacyl-ACP synthase III — translated: MSKIRAAITGVQGYVPEYVLTNAELEGMVDTTDEWIVTRTGIKERRILKGENKGASHMAIPAVKALLEKTNTKPEEVDLLICATTTPDMVFPATANIIAAGVGAKNCFSFDLQAACSGFLYTLVTASQYVESGKYKKVVVVGADKMSSIVDYTDRSTCIIFGDGAGAVLLEPTTDGTGLIDYILRSDGTGEPHLHMKAGGSRKPASHETIDARLHTIYQEGSVVFKVAVTNMADTAAELMERNGLVNDDIAFLAPHQANKRIIEATANRTGIPLERVMINIQKYGNTTNATIPLCLWEYEKQLKKGDNIIMAAFGGGFTWGAIYLKWAYDPK